GGAGAATTAGGATTATCCTTAGCACTTAGACTCACCGCTGTTTTTCGAACCCTTCCCTGTCCCCTCCCTAAGTCGAAAAAACACTCCTCATGGAGGGGAACTCCTGAACTAGTTTGGAAATCAATTTCTATGTTCAGGCTCAAAATTCGTTTTGAGGTCACCCCCTCTTTTTGATCGGAGAGAAAAGAGAGGGGGTTGGGGGGTGAGTCCGAAGCTTGAGAATTTTAAAGAATTTCTCTAAATATTAGAGAGTTACATAAATCAAAAGAGAGAACAGAAAAATGATTTCAAGAAAAAGAGTCATTGAACTGGCAAGAGAGCTCCGCAAAAATGCCACTCCTCCAGAAAAGTTACTTTGGGCAGAAATGAGAAATCGGCAAGTCTGCGGGAAAAAGTTTTTAAGGCAACATCCATTGATCTACGAGGAAGACCGAGGTCGACTTCATTTTTTCATCGCTGACTTTTATTGCGCTGAATATAAATTGGTTATTGAATTAGACGGCAAAATCCACGATAAGCAGAAATATTACGACCGTGAAAGAGATTTGATCATTGAAAGATTGGGCCTGAAGGTTTTACGATTCAAAAATGAAGAAACCAAAGAGATGGATAAGTTAATAAAGAAAATTATATCTCAATTCTGAATTCACGGCTTTTCGGACTCACCCCTGTCCCCTCTCTACGCGTAGAGAGGGGAACTCTTGAATAAATTCAGAGCCAAAATTCTTTGATAGGGATCAAAATTGAGTTTTCAAGTCACCCCCTCTTTGCGATCCGCCTTAGGCGGAGAAAAGAGAAGGGCCGGGCCTGTCTTCCGTAGTCTTGTACAGAGGAAGAGGGTGAGTTTAACTACCCCGTAATCTTCCGCTTCACTGCCCTTCCAATAAACCGCAACTTCTCACGCAGCGGAAAACGTCCCAGGTTGGTTTTAACAATTCCTTTTGTAAACCGGGTTCTCTTGGAATAGTCAATGTTCACATCCACAATCACCGGAATTCCTTTTTCCGCATCTTTCAAAGCTTTATCGATCACCGATTGGATATCGGCATCACTCTCCATTTTTTGATATCCGGCACCGGTAGCTTGAGCAACCCCTTCAATATCGAGCTGCCCCAACTGCGTGCATACTTTGCGATTGTACGGTATCTCCTGCCCCTGAGAAATCTGTGACAGTTCCCCGTCATTGAATACAAAAATGACCACACCCTGCTTCAAAGATGTAGCAGTCAGAATTTCCAGTCCGGTCATCAGAAATGCACCGTCGCCCACAATTCCTACAACCTGCTTTTCCGGATTACCCAGCTTGGCTCCGATGGTGGCCGGCACACAGTACCCCATGCAGTTGAAATCTGTCGGACAGATAAAGTGCCTTGGCTTGCGAACTTCAAAAAGCTCTGCCGTTAAAAAGGTGTGATTTCCATCATCGGCCACTAAAATCGCATCGTCCTGTAACTGACTGCGTAATTCCCTGAAAAAGAGTGCTGGATTCACTCTATCTCCCTTCAGATCATCTTTCCACTCCTTGAAATAGTTGACCTTCTCTTTTTTGATAATACTTTTGACCTGATCTTCCCGATCATCACTCCCTTTTCCATCATCCAGCTTCAGTAAAAGCTGATTTACCACATTCGATGCATCCCCATGAATCGTTACTTTTGCCGGGTAGTTTTTGTTGAATACATCCGGGTTGATGTCGACATGGATCAGATTTTCAGGTACCTCCATCCCAAAACTGCCGGTCGGAATTTCACCGAAACGTACGCCAATGGCCAGCAGGCAGTCACACCCTTCAAACGCTTTCTCGGATGCAGGCACCGCATACTCCCCGATTCCCATTCCCGTGTGCAACGGATGATTTCCCGGAAAACTACTCAACCCCTGAAGCGTAGTAGCAACCGGAGCATTCAGCTTTTCGGCCAGTTTGATTAGCAAATCCCCACAATCCACTGCTCCCCATCCAACAAATAGTCCGGGCTTCTTCGATTTCTCAAGAAGCTTAACCGCTTCATCTATGGAGTCATTGTTGGGCTTCGGAGTTTGCAGGGTTGATGAGTACTCCGGAAGCTCGTCAATCTCTCCGGCAAAAAGCTGCAGATTGACCGGAATTTCCACAAATACCGGTCCCGGTTCCCCGGAGATGGCTGTTTCATAGGCGCGATAGATCGTCGGTACAATCTCCCGGTGACTCTCAACCTTCCAGCTCTGTTTGGTAATTCCCGATAGCACTTTGTGCTGATCAATATCATGTAGCTGGTAGGCCCTCCCTGTGTCGGTCCGGATTCCACCCGATATAATCAGCATCGGAATACCATCAAGAAACGCTTCTCCAATCCCACTCATGGCGTGAGTCATTCCTGCGGC
This is a stretch of genomic DNA from Rhodohalobacter barkolensis. It encodes these proteins:
- a CDS encoding endonuclease domain-containing protein, producing the protein MISRKRVIELARELRKNATPPEKLLWAEMRNRQVCGKKFLRQHPLIYEEDRGRLHFFIADFYCAEYKLVIELDGKIHDKQKYYDRERDLIIERLGLKVLRFKNEETKEMDKLIKKIISQF
- a CDS encoding thiamine pyrophosphate-binding protein, whose translation is MKKTGAQLTVFSLEQVGVTHTFGIPGVHNTEIYDELNKSKQIEPILVTHEGGGAFMADAMSRTSGSIGCMMIVPAAGMTHAMSGIGEAFLDGIPMLIISGGIRTDTGRAYQLHDIDQHKVLSGITKQSWKVESHREIVPTIYRAYETAISGEPGPVFVEIPVNLQLFAGEIDELPEYSSTLQTPKPNNDSIDEAVKLLEKSKKPGLFVGWGAVDCGDLLIKLAEKLNAPVATTLQGLSSFPGNHPLHTGMGIGEYAVPASEKAFEGCDCLLAIGVRFGEIPTGSFGMEVPENLIHVDINPDVFNKNYPAKVTIHGDASNVVNQLLLKLDDGKGSDDREDQVKSIIKKEKVNYFKEWKDDLKGDRVNPALFFRELRSQLQDDAILVADDGNHTFLTAELFEVRKPRHFICPTDFNCMGYCVPATIGAKLGNPEKQVVGIVGDGAFLMTGLEILTATSLKQGVVIFVFNDGELSQISQGQEIPYNRKVCTQLGQLDIEGVAQATGAGYQKMESDADIQSVIDKALKDAEKGIPVIVDVNIDYSKRTRFTKGIVKTNLGRFPLREKLRFIGRAVKRKITG